In Marivivens aquimaris, one genomic interval encodes:
- the dusA gene encoding tRNA dihydrouridine(20/20a) synthase DusA — translation MQPTDDARKTLVSKAARLSLAPMMDWTDRHCRYFHRLLSKEALLYTEMVTSPAVVHGKRDQLLAFNDAEHPVAVQLGGSDPKELAEATRISAEYGYDEVNLNCGCPSDRVQSGAFGAVLMKSPDLVAACVAEMIAASPVEVTVKCRIGVDDQEPHEVLPDFIEKVSVAGVRRFTIHARKAWLQGLSPKENRDIPPLDYPLIHQIKQTWPDLHISINGGIATLDEAEKHLADGLDGVMIGRAAYHNPADVLCEADRRIYGTGEHTDAAQAVRDMLPYIENHLSQGGRLHQITRHMLGAFAGRPGARAWRRKLSEEANRDGAGPELVLAALSEVTGVAE, via the coding sequence ATGCAACCAACTGATGATGCTCGGAAAACCCTTGTTTCTAAGGCCGCTCGGCTTTCTTTGGCTCCGATGATGGACTGGACCGACCGTCATTGCCGTTATTTCCACCGGCTGCTGAGCAAAGAGGCGTTGCTTTACACAGAAATGGTGACCTCGCCCGCTGTGGTTCACGGGAAGCGCGATCAGTTGCTGGCGTTCAACGATGCCGAGCATCCCGTTGCGGTTCAGCTAGGCGGATCGGACCCAAAAGAGCTGGCAGAGGCGACGCGGATTTCGGCGGAGTATGGCTACGACGAGGTTAATCTGAACTGTGGTTGTCCGTCGGACCGCGTGCAGTCGGGTGCTTTCGGCGCTGTTCTGATGAAATCGCCTGATCTGGTCGCGGCGTGTGTGGCCGAGATGATCGCCGCGTCTCCCGTTGAGGTCACTGTGAAGTGCCGCATCGGTGTGGACGATCAGGAACCGCATGAGGTGCTGCCTGACTTCATCGAAAAGGTCAGCGTCGCTGGTGTCCGCCGGTTCACCATTCACGCGCGGAAGGCTTGGCTGCAAGGGCTGTCGCCCAAGGAAAACAGGGACATCCCGCCGCTCGATTATCCTCTTATCCACCAGATAAAACAGACGTGGCCGGACCTCCATATCTCGATCAACGGCGGCATTGCCACGCTGGACGAGGCGGAAAAGCATCTGGCAGACGGACTTGATGGAGTGATGATCGGGCGCGCGGCCTATCACAATCCGGCCGATGTGCTGTGCGAAGCGGATCGGCGCATCTACGGCACGGGGGAGCATACCGACGCGGCGCAGGCTGTGCGTGATATGCTGCCTTACATCGAAAACCACCTGTCGCAGGGCGGGCGTCTGCACCAGATTACGCGCCACATGCTCGGCGCGTTTGCAGGCCGTCCCGGTGCGCGGGCGTGGCGGCGCAAACTGTCGGAGGAAGCCAATCGCGATGGCGCGGGGCCGGAGCTTGTCTTGGCCGCGCTTTCGGAAGTAACTGGCGTTGCCGAATAA
- a CDS encoding sulfite exporter TauE/SafE family protein, producing MSDPTTLIMAAALLAVIGAFAGVLAGLLGVGGGIVLVPAFYYTFNALGYGSEQLMQVCLATSLATIIVTSARSVLSHHRKGAVEWPILRQMALGIVIGAIIGVFVASQLRTRELQLIFGGLATFIGLYMAFGRNDWQIGDTMPKGPVGFIFSPLIGFLSVLMGIGGGSFGVPTMTLFGVPIHRAVATAAGFGFVIAVPSVIGFMFVDMPNAPPYSIGAVNIPAFLVVIAMTTLTAPLGAKLAHMTDPKRLKRIFGVFLILVALNMLRKALGA from the coding sequence GTGTCCGATCCGACGACTTTGATCATGGCGGCCGCGCTGCTCGCGGTTATCGGGGCCTTTGCGGGCGTGCTCGCGGGATTGCTCGGCGTCGGGGGCGGGATCGTGCTCGTGCCGGCGTTCTATTACACCTTCAATGCGCTCGGTTACGGGTCAGAGCAGCTCATGCAGGTCTGCCTCGCGACCTCGTTGGCGACCATCATTGTGACCTCTGCGCGGTCGGTGCTGAGCCACCACCGCAAAGGCGCGGTCGAATGGCCGATCTTACGCCAGATGGCGCTGGGCATCGTGATTGGCGCGATCATCGGCGTGTTCGTTGCGTCGCAATTGCGGACCCGTGAGCTTCAGCTGATCTTTGGCGGTCTGGCGACGTTCATTGGCCTTTATATGGCGTTCGGGCGCAATGACTGGCAGATCGGTGACACGATGCCGAAGGGACCCGTGGGCTTCATTTTCTCGCCTCTGATCGGGTTCCTGTCGGTCCTCATGGGTATCGGTGGCGGAAGCTTTGGTGTGCCGACGATGACTCTGTTCGGCGTGCCGATCCACCGTGCGGTAGCGACGGCTGCGGGCTTTGGATTTGTCATCGCGGTACCGAGTGTGATCGGATTTATGTTTGTCGATATGCCCAATGCACCGCCGTATTCGATCGGCGCAGTGAACATTCCGGCATTCCTCGTGGTGATCGCGATGACGACGCTGACTGCTCCGCTGGGCGCGAAGCTGGCGCACATGACGGACCCGAAACGGCTCAAGCGCATCTTTGGTGTGTTCCTGATCCTTGTGGCGCTCAACATGCTGCGGAAGGCGCTGGGCGCATGA
- a CDS encoding phytanoyl-CoA dioxygenase family protein: MIEGGFIQFEATPETTAWAKAAKVEADKVLADPAMQAKWLRHGKTWFVGVDALPNDEQGAINGVPLRGPWEGMIPGLPLHPAQLSVVYDGYPKKDEGESDKAHQFRLKRDAAHFDGLLAEGPQKRRFMKEPHAYILGIALTDAEACPLVVWPGSEEIMREAFTVAFAGMPAAMWSDIDVTEIYSDARNEVFECCERVELPMKAGQAVLLDRFVIHGTAPQGKSKPPKDGRQIAFFRPQMASIRDWLRD, from the coding sequence ATGATCGAGGGCGGTTTCATCCAGTTCGAGGCGACACCCGAAACGACGGCTTGGGCCAAGGCGGCGAAAGTCGAGGCGGACAAGGTGCTCGCCGATCCCGCAATGCAGGCCAAGTGGTTGCGTCATGGCAAAACGTGGTTCGTGGGCGTTGATGCGCTGCCCAATGACGAGCAGGGCGCGATCAATGGCGTCCCTCTTCGCGGTCCGTGGGAGGGCATGATCCCCGGTCTGCCGCTGCATCCCGCGCAGCTATCGGTGGTCTACGACGGTTACCCGAAAAAGGACGAGGGCGAGAGCGACAAGGCCCACCAGTTCCGCCTGAAGCGCGACGCTGCCCATTTTGACGGTTTGCTGGCCGAGGGACCGCAAAAGCGTCGCTTTATGAAAGAGCCGCACGCCTACATCCTCGGGATCGCGCTGACCGATGCGGAGGCTTGTCCGCTCGTGGTCTGGCCGGGATCGGAAGAGATCATGCGCGAGGCGTTCACAGTGGCCTTTGCAGGAATGCCGGCCGCGATGTGGTCCGACATCGACGTGACCGAGATCTATAGTGATGCGCGGAACGAAGTGTTCGAGTGTTGCGAGCGTGTGGAGTTGCCGATGAAGGCGGGGCAGGCGGTGCTACTCGACCGTTTCGTCATTCACGGCACCGCGCCTCAGGGCAAATCGAAGCCGCCGAAGGACGGACGTCAGATCGCGTTCTTCCGACCGCAGATGGCGTCGATCCGCGACTGGCTCAGAGACTGA
- a CDS encoding DUF1289 domain-containing protein: MNKPHNTDHIWKRAEIESPCVKLCSIHPETKTCVGCKRTMEEIGNWSRYTPEKRREIMNELPQRNQELKQRRGGRAARLSL; this comes from the coding sequence GTGAACAAGCCGCACAACACCGACCACATCTGGAAACGGGCCGAGATCGAAAGCCCTTGCGTGAAGCTGTGCTCGATCCATCCGGAAACGAAAACCTGCGTCGGCTGCAAGCGCACGATGGAAGAGATCGGTAACTGGAGCCGCTACACGCCCGAAAAGCGCCGCGAGATCATGAACGAACTCCCGCAGCGCAACCAGGAACTCAAGCAGCGCCGCGGTGGCCGCGCTGCCCGTCTCAGTCTCTGA
- the ruvX gene encoding Holliday junction resolvase RuvX, protein MILNDTAEFATALPPFRAICGLDLGTVTIGVAVSDGMRSVATPLETIKRKKFTLDAQRLLEIIKARNLAGIVLGLPLNMDGSEGPRVQSTRAFARNLEKLTDIPITFWDERLSTVAAERALLEADTSRKRRGEVIDHVAAGFILQGMLDRLRFLES, encoded by the coding sequence ATGATCCTCAACGACACGGCAGAATTCGCGACTGCCCTGCCCCCGTTCCGCGCGATCTGCGGCCTCGACCTTGGCACCGTGACCATCGGTGTTGCGGTGTCGGACGGGATGCGCTCTGTCGCGACCCCGCTGGAGACGATCAAGCGCAAGAAGTTCACGCTGGATGCACAGCGGCTCCTTGAGATCATCAAGGCGCGCAACCTCGCCGGTATCGTGCTCGGCCTGCCGCTGAACATGGACGGTTCAGAGGGCCCGCGCGTCCAGTCGACCCGTGCATTCGCCCGCAACCTTGAGAAACTGACCGACATCCCGATCACCTTCTGGGATGAGCGGCTTTCCACCGTTGCCGCCGAAAGAGCGCTCTTGGAGGCGGATACGTCACGAAAGCGTCGCGGAGAGGTGATCGACCACGTCGCTGCGGGCTTTATCTTGCAGGGAATGCTGGACCGTTTGCGTTTTCTGGAGAGCTGA
- the ccmI gene encoding c-type cytochrome biogenesis protein CcmI — protein MLFWIIVVAIAAVVAIMLLLPLWRSAPAVQEDRNDMTIYKDQLAEVERDLARGVLNAEEAERTRTEIARRLLAADQAEQSATPKAPRTPAIVMSVIAFGLLIAGTAYGYWSLGAPGYPDMPQKARIEFGREMRENRISQEEAESLIDQSAFPPVEAPQDYIDMVAQLREIVPTRPDDLQGWALLARHEAALGNYVAARVAQQELVTRKGADATQGELTTLADLMVGAANGFVSPEAETVLRTLVDRDPDDIAARYYFGLLYGQTDRPDLAFRLWREVVESGSDAPYVEWARSQIMEAAQLAGADYELPSLRGPTQDQINDAAGMDAESQAAMIQGMVDGLSERLATEGGSAAEWAQLISALGVLGQTDRAAAIWGEAQQVFAGRDDALAQIRNAAISAGVAE, from the coding sequence ATGCTGTTCTGGATCATTGTAGTCGCGATTGCGGCAGTTGTCGCGATTATGCTGCTCCTGCCTCTGTGGCGCAGCGCGCCCGCGGTCCAAGAAGACCGCAACGACATGACGATCTACAAGGACCAGCTCGCAGAGGTTGAGCGCGACCTTGCCCGCGGTGTCCTGAATGCCGAAGAGGCAGAGCGCACCCGCACAGAGATCGCCCGCCGCTTGCTTGCCGCCGATCAGGCCGAACAGAGCGCCACGCCCAAAGCGCCGCGTACTCCGGCCATTGTTATGTCGGTTATCGCCTTCGGGTTGCTGATTGCCGGCACCGCCTACGGTTACTGGTCGCTCGGCGCGCCGGGGTATCCCGACATGCCGCAGAAGGCCCGGATCGAGTTCGGCCGAGAGATGCGCGAGAACCGCATCAGTCAGGAAGAGGCCGAAAGCCTCATCGATCAGTCCGCTTTTCCGCCGGTTGAGGCCCCTCAGGATTACATCGACATGGTCGCGCAGCTTCGCGAGATCGTGCCGACCCGCCCCGACGACCTGCAAGGCTGGGCGCTTCTCGCCCGCCACGAAGCCGCCCTTGGCAACTATGTCGCCGCCCGTGTCGCCCAGCAGGAGCTCGTCACCCGCAAGGGCGCCGATGCAACCCAAGGCGAGCTGACCACGCTGGCCGATCTGATGGTCGGCGCGGCAAACGGTTTCGTCTCGCCCGAGGCAGAGACAGTCCTGCGCACCCTTGTTGACCGCGACCCCGACGACATCGCTGCCCGTTATTATTTCGGCCTGCTCTACGGCCAGACTGACCGCCCCGACCTCGCCTTCCGCTTGTGGCGCGAAGTCGTGGAGAGCGGCTCTGACGCGCCCTACGTCGAATGGGCACGCTCCCAGATCATGGAAGCGGCGCAACTCGCGGGCGCCGATTACGAACTGCCGTCGCTGCGTGGACCGACTCAGGACCAGATCAACGACGCCGCCGGAATGGACGCCGAAAGCCAAGCCGCGATGATCCAAGGCATGGTCGACGGCCTGTCCGAGCGACTGGCGACCGAAGGCGGCTCTGCTGCGGAATGGGCGCAGCTTATCAGCGCGCTCGGCGTTCTTGGCCAGACCGACCGCGCCGCAGCTATCTGGGGCGAAGCGCAGCAGGTCTTTGCTGGCCGCGACGACGCCCTCGCCCAAATCCGCAATGCAGCCATTTCCGCAGGTGTCGCAGAATGA
- a CDS encoding sarcosine oxidase subunit beta family protein: MKRYSVFAVAREGLRYHTGWGRAWRSPAPKKKYDVIIVGAGGHGLATAYYLGKNYGITNVAIIEKGWLGGGNTGRNTTIIRSNYLQDPSAAIYDKALSLYENLSQDLNYNIMFSPRGLIMLAQTHHEVRGYKRTVRANELQGVSTKWINAEQVKELCPIINIDGPRYPVMGGLYQERGGTARHDAVAWGYARACSDMGMDIIQKCEVTDVRRENGKVVGVSTTKGDIDCDKLGMVVAGHTSVLAEKAGFRLPIESVALQALVSEPIKPCMDVVVMANTVHGYLSQSDKGEMVIGGGTDSFNNYTQRGSFHHAEETVRALVETFPMISRLKMLRQWGGIVDMTGDRSPIISKTPVDGIFVNCGWGTGGFKAIPGSGWAMAELMAKGHSPLAEEFDMYRFREGKFIDESVAAGVAH; this comes from the coding sequence ATGAAACGTTATTCCGTCTTTGCGGTCGCCCGAGAGGGCCTGCGCTATCACACGGGTTGGGGACGCGCATGGCGATCGCCAGCGCCGAAAAAGAAATACGATGTCATCATCGTCGGTGCCGGTGGGCACGGGCTCGCGACAGCGTACTACTTGGGTAAAAATTACGGCATCACCAATGTCGCAATTATCGAAAAGGGCTGGCTCGGCGGTGGTAACACCGGTCGTAACACGACCATCATCCGCTCGAACTACCTTCAGGACCCGTCTGCTGCGATCTACGACAAGGCGCTGAGCCTGTACGAGAACCTGTCGCAGGACCTGAACTACAACATCATGTTCAGCCCGCGCGGTCTCATCATGCTGGCCCAGACCCATCACGAGGTCCGCGGCTACAAGCGTACCGTTCGCGCCAACGAACTTCAGGGCGTGTCGACCAAGTGGATCAATGCCGAGCAGGTCAAAGAGCTCTGCCCGATCATCAACATCGATGGTCCGCGCTATCCGGTCATGGGTGGCCTCTATCAGGAACGCGGCGGCACCGCCCGTCACGACGCTGTGGCTTGGGGCTATGCCCGCGCTTGTTCCGACATGGGCATGGACATCATCCAGAAGTGCGAAGTCACCGACGTGCGCCGTGAAAACGGCAAGGTAGTTGGCGTTTCGACCACCAAGGGCGACATCGATTGCGACAAGCTCGGTATGGTCGTTGCTGGTCACACGTCGGTTCTGGCTGAAAAGGCTGGCTTCCGTCTGCCGATCGAATCCGTTGCGCTTCAGGCGCTCGTGTCCGAGCCGATCAAGCCGTGCATGGACGTTGTCGTCATGGCGAACACCGTCCACGGCTACCTGTCCCAGTCGGACAAGGGCGAGATGGTCATCGGTGGCGGCACCGACAGCTTTAACAACTACACTCAGCGTGGCTCTTTCCACCACGCAGAGGAAACCGTCCGCGCACTGGTCGAAACCTTCCCGATGATCTCGCGTCTGAAGATGCTGCGTCAATGGGGCGGTATCGTCGACATGACCGGTGACCGTTCGCCGATCATCTCCAAGACGCCGGTCGACGGCATCTTCGTCAACTGCGGCTGGGGTACCGGCGGCTTCAAGGCGATCCCGGGATCGGGTTGGGCGATGGCCGAACTGATGGCCAAGGGTCACAGCCCGCTGGCCGAAGAATTCGATATGTACCGCTTCCGCGAAGGCAAGTTCATCGACGAGTCGGTGGCTGCCGGGGTTGCACACTAA
- a CDS encoding sarcosine oxidase subunit delta, with the protein MLILHCPYCGIDAEETELAAGGEAHLKRATVGDSDAAFEEYLFMRENKKGVHLERWRHAYGCGKWFLAARDTATLEVFGTYPAQTQEPPQEVKDAIRAKHPGWAWKENA; encoded by the coding sequence ATGCTCATCCTGCATTGCCCCTATTGCGGCATCGATGCCGAAGAAACCGAACTGGCCGCTGGCGGCGAGGCGCACCTGAAGCGTGCGACTGTCGGCGACAGCGACGCTGCCTTCGAAGAATACCTGTTCATGCGCGAGAACAAGAAAGGCGTTCATCTCGAACGCTGGCGCCATGCCTACGGCTGCGGCAAGTGGTTCCTTGCCGCCCGTGATACCGCCACGCTCGAAGTCTTCGGGACCTATCCGGCCCAGACCCAAGAGCCTCCGCAAGAAGTCAAAGACGCCATCCGCGCCAAACACCCCGGCTGGGCTTGGAAGGAAAACGCATGA
- a CDS encoding sarcosine oxidase subunit alpha family protein encodes MSTRLSTGGRLINRNKPVEFQFNGKRLKGYEGDTLASALLANDQMMVGRSFKYHRPRGVVASGAEEPNALMNLNSGGRFEPNQRATTQEVYDGLTSTSQNHWPSLEFDIGAINQLFARWLPAGFYYKMFIHPRAFWKHVYEPFIRQSAGLGQVPQEKDADVYEHFYFFCDVMVVGGGVAGLTAAMEAAKSGKKVLVVEQTAAWGGRAVVDGGLIDGESTEAWINQTLAKLADMPNVTLRDRTMASGVYDHGYVLAYERLTDHLADKSGARHRLWRIRAGQIVTATGAIERPLSFAGNDIPGVLLAAAVRDYVVNWGVSVGDRTVVVTNNDDAYRTALALKKAGLSVPAIVDAREGGAGAIGAEAEAAGIRVLKGKGIAKVKGGKRVTGVAICSQAGEGAVLEEIACECVAMSGGWSPVVHLWSHCGGKLVWDDAKVMFRPDVDKGPTGADGKPFVIAAGSANGYLGMAEGLADAAAAGRAAAGVKGEGAPSATDAAEKAVAPVWLMPQGAGPKKRMKAWLDYQNDVKVSDVMLAAQEGYESVEHTKRYTTLGMATDQGKLSNINGLAILSKSLDAPIPAVGTTTFRPPYTPISMGSIGGSARGDLFQPLRRTPMHDWHDGNGVDWEPVGHWRRGYAFVRNGEKVHDAVNREILNVRENVGLLDASTLGKIIVKGPDAGKFLDMLYTNMMSTLPIGKCRYGLMCNENGFLSDDGVVVRLNEDTWLCHTTTGGADRIHGWMEDWLQCEWWDWKVYTANITEQLAQVAVAGPKARKLLESFGGDMDLSKEAFPFMEWREGKLGEFDARIYRISFSGELSYEVAVPASQGAAFWNALLEKGQEFGVMPYGTEAMHIMRAEKGFIMIGDETDGTIIPQDLNLQWALSKKKEDYLGKRAQERSHMADPKRWKLVGVETVDGSVIPDGSHAPAPGTNANGQRNTQGRITSTYYSPTLKKGIAMALVANGPDRMGETIEFQDENGGLIKAKIVDPCFYDKDGEKQNV; translated from the coding sequence ATGAGCACTCGTCTCTCCACCGGTGGTCGCCTGATCAACCGTAACAAGCCGGTCGAATTCCAGTTCAACGGCAAGCGCCTGAAGGGCTACGAGGGCGACACGCTCGCGTCGGCTCTGCTGGCCAACGACCAGATGATGGTCGGCCGCTCGTTCAAATACCACCGTCCGCGCGGCGTTGTCGCGTCGGGTGCGGAAGAGCCGAACGCGCTGATGAACCTGAACTCGGGCGGTCGTTTCGAGCCGAACCAGCGTGCCACCACGCAGGAAGTCTACGACGGTCTGACCTCGACCTCGCAGAACCACTGGCCGAGCCTCGAATTCGACATCGGCGCGATCAACCAGCTGTTCGCACGCTGGCTGCCCGCCGGTTTCTATTACAAGATGTTCATCCACCCGCGCGCTTTCTGGAAGCACGTCTATGAACCCTTCATCCGCCAGTCGGCCGGTCTGGGTCAGGTGCCGCAGGAAAAGGACGCGGACGTCTACGAACACTTCTACTTCTTCTGTGACGTTATGGTTGTGGGCGGCGGTGTCGCCGGTCTGACCGCTGCGATGGAAGCTGCGAAGTCGGGCAAGAAAGTGCTCGTGGTCGAACAGACCGCAGCATGGGGCGGCCGCGCTGTCGTTGACGGCGGCCTGATCGACGGCGAGAGCACCGAGGCATGGATCAACCAGACCCTCGCCAAGCTCGCCGATATGCCGAACGTCACCCTGCGTGATCGCACGATGGCTTCGGGCGTCTATGACCACGGCTACGTGCTGGCCTACGAGCGTCTGACTGACCACCTCGCTGACAAGTCCGGTGCCCGTCACCGCCTGTGGCGCATCCGCGCCGGTCAGATCGTCACTGCAACCGGTGCTATCGAACGTCCGCTGTCGTTCGCCGGCAACGACATTCCTGGCGTTCTGCTGGCTGCTGCCGTTCGCGACTACGTCGTGAACTGGGGCGTGTCTGTTGGCGACCGCACCGTTGTTGTCACCAACAACGACGACGCCTACCGCACTGCGCTCGCGCTCAAAAAAGCCGGTCTGTCGGTGCCCGCAATCGTCGACGCCCGCGAAGGCGGTGCAGGCGCGATTGGCGCCGAAGCCGAAGCTGCTGGCATCCGTGTCCTCAAGGGCAAGGGCATTGCCAAGGTCAAAGGCGGTAAGCGCGTCACCGGCGTCGCGATCTGCTCGCAGGCTGGCGAAGGCGCTGTCCTCGAAGAGATCGCGTGTGAATGCGTTGCGATGTCGGGCGGCTGGTCGCCTGTCGTGCACCTCTGGTCGCACTGCGGTGGCAAGCTGGTCTGGGACGACGCCAAAGTCATGTTCCGCCCCGACGTCGACAAGGGCCCGACGGGCGCTGACGGCAAACCGTTCGTCATCGCTGCCGGTTCGGCAAACGGCTACCTCGGCATGGCCGAAGGTCTGGCTGACGCTGCTGCCGCTGGCCGCGCTGCTGCGGGCGTCAAAGGCGAGGGTGCTCCCTCCGCCACCGACGCTGCCGAAAAGGCCGTCGCTCCTGTCTGGCTCATGCCGCAGGGCGCAGGTCCGAAGAAGCGCATGAAGGCGTGGCTCGACTACCAGAACGACGTGAAGGTGTCGGACGTCATGCTCGCCGCTCAGGAAGGCTACGAGTCCGTCGAACACACCAAGCGTTACACCACGCTGGGTATGGCGACTGACCAAGGCAAACTGTCGAACATCAACGGTCTGGCCATCCTGTCGAAATCGCTCGACGCGCCGATCCCTGCTGTCGGCACCACCACGTTCCGTCCGCCGTATACCCCGATCTCGATGGGCTCCATCGGCGGTTCGGCACGCGGCGATCTGTTCCAGCCGCTGCGTCGCACTCCGATGCACGACTGGCACGACGGCAACGGTGTGGATTGGGAGCCCGTCGGTCACTGGCGCCGTGGCTATGCCTTTGTTCGCAATGGCGAAAAGGTCCACGATGCGGTCAACCGCGAGATCCTGAACGTGCGTGAGAACGTCGGTCTGCTCGACGCTTCGACCCTCGGCAAGATCATTGTCAAAGGTCCGGACGCGGGCAAGTTCCTCGACATGCTCTACACGAACATGATGAGCACCCTGCCGATCGGTAAGTGCCGCTACGGTCTGATGTGCAACGAGAACGGCTTCCTCTCGGACGACGGCGTTGTCGTGCGTCTGAACGAGGACACCTGGCTCTGCCACACCACCACCGGCGGTGCGGATCGTATCCACGGCTGGATGGAAGACTGGCTCCAGTGCGAATGGTGGGATTGGAAGGTTTACACCGCCAACATCACCGAACAACTGGCGCAGGTTGCCGTTGCCGGTCCGAAGGCGCGCAAGCTGCTGGAAAGCTTCGGCGGCGACATGGATCTGTCCAAGGAAGCCTTCCCGTTCATGGAATGGCGCGAAGGCAAGCTGGGTGAGTTCGACGCACGCATCTACCGTATCTCGTTCTCGGGCGAGCTGTCCTACGAAGTCGCGGTTCCTGCATCGCAGGGTGCGGCCTTCTGGAACGCGCTGCTGGAAAAGGGCCAAGAGTTCGGCGTCATGCCGTACGGTACCGAAGCCATGCACATCATGCGTGCCGAGAAGGGCTTCATCATGATCGGCGACGAAACCGACGGCACGATCATTCCGCAGGACCTCAACCTTCAGTGGGCGCTGTCCAAGAAGAAAGAGGACTACCTCGGCAAGCGTGCGCAGGAACGTTCGCATATGGCCGACCCGAAGCGCTGGAAGCTCGTCGGTGTCGAAACGGTCGACGGTTCGGTCATTCCGGACGGCTCGCACGCTCCGGCTCCGGGCACAAACGCCAACGGTCAGCGCAACACGCAGGGCCGTATCACGTCGACCTACTACTCGCCGACGCTCAAGAAGGGCATCGCGATGGCTCTGGTCGCAAACGGTCCGGACCGCATGGGTGAAACCATCGAGTTCCAGGATGAAAACGGCGGCCTGATCAAAGCCAAGATCGTCGATCCGTGTTTCTACGATAAGGACGGGGAAAAGCAGAATGTCTAA
- a CDS encoding sarcosine oxidase subunit gamma codes for MSNAVSALNGKVATANGVTVRDCGLQGMISMRGTFEDENFFTVLSHIIGLEIPDVRTIVSNGDRSVAWMSPDELLVLVPYADVNGIVAQIEEALQGSHFLAVNVSDARSLIAVEGEGAAEVIAKNVPVDLSAGAFGEGMVRRTRMAQVAAAVWCDGTNSYKVICFRSVSTYVFDLLAQSAKDGLVGAL; via the coding sequence ATGTCTAATGCAGTCAGCGCTCTGAACGGCAAAGTTGCTACCGCGAACGGCGTGACCGTCCGTGATTGCGGCCTGCAGGGAATGATCTCCATGCGCGGCACGTTCGAGGATGAGAACTTCTTTACCGTCCTGTCGCACATCATCGGGCTGGAAATTCCCGACGTGCGCACGATCGTATCGAATGGCGACCGCAGCGTGGCGTGGATGTCTCCGGACGAACTGCTCGTTCTGGTGCCCTATGCCGACGTAAACGGTATCGTGGCCCAGATCGAAGAGGCGCTTCAGGGCAGCCACTTCCTCGCGGTCAACGTATCGGACGCCCGCAGCCTGATCGCCGTCGAAGGCGAGGGCGCAGCAGAAGTCATCGCCAAGAACGTGCCTGTCGACCTGTCGGCTGGTGCCTTTGGCGAAGGCATGGTGCGCCGCACCCGTATGGCGCAGGTTGCTGCGGCTGTCTGGTGCGACGGTACCAACAGCTACAAGGTCATCTGCTTCCGTTCGGTATCGACCTATGTGTTCGACCTGCTCGCGCAGTCAGCCAAGGACGGTCTGGTCGGCGCTCTCTGA
- a CDS encoding superoxide dismutase, which yields MAFELPDLPYAHDALASKGMSKETLEYHHDLHHNAYVTNGNKAIEGTEWEGKSLEEIIKGTYQQGAVAQNGIFNNISQLWNHNQFWEMMTPNDSKMPGELEKALTESFGSVDKFKDEFSAAGAGQFGSGWAWLVKDADGSLKVTKTENGVNPLCFNQTALLGCDVWEHSYYIDYRNKRPAYLTNFLDNLVNWENVASRM from the coding sequence ATGGCTTTTGAACTTCCCGATCTTCCGTACGCCCACGACGCACTCGCTTCGAAGGGCATGTCCAAAGAGACCCTCGAGTATCACCACGACCTGCACCACAACGCCTATGTCACCAACGGCAACAAGGCGATTGAAGGCACCGAGTGGGAAGGCAAGTCGCTCGAAGAGATCATCAAGGGCACCTACCAGCAGGGCGCAGTTGCCCAGAACGGTATCTTCAATAACATCTCGCAGCTCTGGAACCACAACCAGTTCTGGGAAATGATGACCCCGAACGACAGCAAGATGCCGGGCGAGCTGGAAAAGGCTCTGACCGAGTCCTTCGGTTCGGTCGACAAGTTCAAGGACGAGTTCTCGGCCGCTGGCGCAGGTCAGTTCGGTTCGGGCTGGGCTTGGCTCGTGAAGGACGCTGACGGCTCGCTCAAGGTCACCAAGACCGAGAACGGCGTCAACCCGCTGTGCTTCAACCAGACCGCTCTGCTCGGTTGCGACGTGTGGGAACACTCCTACTACATCGACTACCGCAACAAGCGTCCGGCCTACCTGACCAACTTCCTCGACAACCTGGTCAACTGGGAGAACGTCGCTTCGCGCATGTAA